A portion of the Trachemys scripta elegans isolate TJP31775 chromosome 9, CAS_Tse_1.0, whole genome shotgun sequence genome contains these proteins:
- the ATG4B gene encoding cysteine protease ATG4B isoform X3, whose amino-acid sequence MLRCGQMIFAQALVCRHLGRDWRWVKGKRQTDNYFNILNAFIDKKDSYYSIHQIAQMGVGEGKSIGQWYGPNTVAQVLRKLATFDTWSSLAVHIAMDNTVVMEEIRRLCKSNSLCAGAAAFPAAESDLLYNGFPVGAEVTDRLSQWKPLVLLIPLRLGLTDINEAYIETLKHCFMMPQSLGVIGGKPNSAHYFIGYVGEELIYLDPHTTQPAMEPSNNGCIPDESFHCQHPPCRMSIAELDPSIAVGFFCNTEEDFNNWCQQIKKLSLLRGALPMFELVEHQPSHFSSPDVLNLTPDSSDADRLERFFDSEDEDFEILSL is encoded by the exons ATGTTGAGGTGTGGTCAGATGATCTTCGCTCAGGCATTGGTCTGCCGGCACTTAGGCAGAG ATTGGAGGTGGGTGAAAGGGAAGAGGCAGACGGATAATTACTTCAACATACTTAATGCCTTCATTGACAAAAAAGACAGCTACTACTCCATCCACCAGATAG CCCAGATGGGAGTTGGAGAGGGCAAATCGATAGGCCAGTGGTACGGACCAAACACAGTTGCACAAGTGCTCAG AAAACTTGCCACTTTTGATACATGGAGCTCATTGGCAGTGCACATAGCCATGGACAACACTGTAGTGATGGAAGAAATCA GACGGTTATGCAAGTCCAATTCCTtgtgtgctggggctgcagcGTTCCCTGCTGCAGAGTCAGACCTGCTCTATAATGGGTTCCCGGTTGGAGCAGAGGTTACAGATAGGTTGTCGCAATGGAAACCATTGGTGCTCCTGATACCTCTTCGCCTTGGGCTCACGGATATCAATGAAGCTTATATTGAAACACTAAAG CACTGCTTCATGATGCCTCAGTCCCTGGGAGTGATTGGAGGGAAACCCAACAGTGCTCATTACTTCATTGGCTATGTAG GTGAGGAGCTAATTTACTTGGACCCCCATACTACACAACCTGCAATGGAACCCAGTAACAATGGCTGTATCCCTGATGAGAGCTTCCACTGTCAGCACCCCCCCTGCCGAATGAGCATTGCTGAACTTGACCCATCCATCGCAGTG GGCTTTTTCTGCAACACAGAGGAAGACTTTAATAACTGGTGCCAGCAAATCAAAAAG CTGTCCCTGCTAAGAGGAGCTCTGCCAATGTTTGAACTGGTAGAACATCAGCCATCACACTTTTCCAGCCCTGATGTTCTGAATCTCACACCAG ACTCTTCTGATGCAGACAGGTTGGAAAGATTCTTTGACTCGGAGGATGAAGACTTTGAAATCTTATCTCTTTGA